CCAGACGTTCCTCCCTTTGGGAGATGGCCGTGGAGCGTGTGATCACCCATTGCGGACGTCGCGGCAGGCCACCATCATCGACTGGGCGCTCGTCCGCGCCAGAGGTCGAAGCAGGGGAATCGCCCGAGCCCTCCGGGAGttggggaggaggcggagaagggGCGTCACTTCTTCCGCGCCGCttgcgggagcgccgccggtgCCGTCCCTGGCCAGCAACGTCCCCGGTCGAGGTTGGCACGGTAGCAGGGGAGGTGGCCATGGTCGACGGAGGCGCAGCCACCCTGGAGACCGGCCGCCAGACCAGACGTGGTGCGCGGCCTGACGGAGGAGTAGTACTCCGCACCGAGCAGTCGTGAGCGCGGTGGCCAAGCTCCCGGCAGTGGAAACACCTTGCGGCGAGAGTGCAGGCCGCCGCCCGGTGCCGGGGGGAGAAGCAGTTAAAGCACTTCCCCCGGAGATCCGCCGGCAcaggacgacgaggacgacgctCCAAACGCCTGAGCTCCTTATGCGTTCGCCGACTCACCACAGTTTGCCAGCCCTCATCGTCGTCGTGGACCGTAGCAGATGCAGGGAGTCGGCGCTCGCGCGGGTGCAGCACAATCCGTGGGGAAGAGCCGCCGAGACGAGCAGAGGAGGCCGCGGGGGAACCCAGCACCGGCGAGGCAGGTTTAACTGCCGCCAGCAACACCTCCTTGAACGTCGGCAGGGAGATGCCGCCGCCAGACTTTCCGGACGGCGGGGTATCGCGACACCAACGTTGCGCCTTGCCGCGGCCAGACTGAGTGACGGGGGAGGGGGGATCCTagacgccgggatggtgaagtGGGACGGAAGGGTGGCCGCCGGGctcggggtgagcggcggcgggcggctggtGGCTGGGTTAAAGGCgtcggggaggggagggggcgggagaGGCGAAGCGGTCGCCATTTCGGCCACTTTAACATATCTGACTCAGATCTCTAATGAGGTAGCATGATTCATTAGCAGTAAAGTTTCCGTAAATAGTGCTGAAATGCGATGAATTtaaaatatgatatatatgAAACTCATACCCTGAGAGAATATCCGTAGTTTATACAGGTAGTCCTAAATATTTCTCTCCGATGCATCAGATAATCAAACTGCATTTCAGCTTGCACACAGCACCGACGACAGAACGAGCGGTCTGGCATACCCTGTATGAAAATGGTCGTCAAACGAACGTGGCCAGTTCCCTTTAGGATTGGGTGCTTGCTGTGCCGGCCGTTTGTTCATTTTCTGATTCTTTTTTCTTCGAACGGCAGATTGCCACACCTGACACGAGAGACACAAAGCTATTAATTATTTAAATGCTAGTGGTTGCGGAAACTTGTGGACAAGGCAACACATCATGTTCTATTGTTCTCACTTCAGCTTATATGGAATGCAGAATAAACACTAAAAAAATTCCAATCAACCTTGCTGTCAGGTCAGGTCAGAGCAACCCAACTCATATATATAATGAGAGTATGTCACTAGCTTTCCATTGCTagctaaatttattacaaaagaGTACATAGCAATCGGCTCATTGTAGCCTCAAaattgaaaaacaaaaaaaaaataccccTAGATTTTACTAAATTGAGGACGGAAAATTTTTGGTTCCCAACAAACCCTAGAACTCatttgcttcaaaaattttcgGGTTTTCGTACTCTTTGACTCTTTCGCGTGTCCACAGCAACAAACATAGTATTTCCAGTGTTTGGATAGTTCAGGCCTGTCTCCTTATTTTTCCTCTTTGACGTTTTTATTTCATGATCTATAGGCTGAGAGTTTCCACTTTTTTTCTTTGGCTTTGGCCCTCTCTTCTTTACAAGCTTCACAATTGGGGCTTCAGCTACATTTATAATTGGCTTTGAATATGTTTCAGCAGTCTTCTTAATCCTCTCAAACTGCCAAAAATCTTCTTCAATAGCAGCCTCATTGTCtataagaatatcatcaacACTCTGCAAATATTACCAAAAGAATTGTCAACTGATTGCAAACCTAGCAAGCACCAAGGGAATAGAATGGATAATATGTGTGCATTTTTGATGCAACAGAGTTAGAATGAGATGAGATGTAACACAAGTCGTCAGGCTTATATGACTACAATGTTTGAGCAGCTAAATGAGCTTCTAACTATTTTTTGAAATGGCTTTTACAGTGACTTATTAGATTTAACTCAAATACTTTACTTAGAACTCAAATAATCTCATGAAAAAAAAGATTACAAACATATATCAATGAAATTTTAAACCTAATACAATAAGTGGCAAAAGAATATCAATCATTATCACTAAGCATTACATATCTAATAAAGAAAAAATAACATATTATATGACATGAACTTACTTCTTTGCATATGCCTTCCATATGAGGATCGAGTAGAGAACTATTTACGCCAAATAGCATCTCAAGAGTAATATCATCTTCAGCTAGTTCTGTTGTACCACATGGTGCAACTACATTCTTCTTTTTATGTAAACCATGTGAATGCTTCTTTTTCTGAGACTTTTGAGGAAGGCCTGTTTTGTTGCAAGCCTCGCTGAGATCACGTTGAAGATTAATGATTCGAGTTTGGAAACATTCAATTGCCATAAGACTTTTTCTCAAAGTATATTGTTCTAGGACAACATTACTTTCCTTTGACTTTAACATTGTATCATATGATCCAATACTGCTTTTGTTGTCCTCATCATCTGT
The nucleotide sequence above comes from Panicum virgatum strain AP13 chromosome 3K, P.virgatum_v5, whole genome shotgun sequence. Encoded proteins:
- the LOC120698945 gene encoding uncharacterized protein LOC120698945 isoform X2, whose translation is MAWNVPRIRFPHLVRLETRWLKMSTGTARSARAPLAILALFPMMTRNQMQASWKWSHPFILRSRDLMPLPCHIVSENKTSRTENERIGAENEPLVIDDFNNLDDEDNKSSIGSYDTMLKSKESNVVLEQYTLRKSLMAIECFQTRIINLQRDLSEACNKTGLPQKSQKKKHSHGLHKKKNVVAPCGTTELAEDDITLEMLFGVNSSLLDPHMEGICKESVDDILIDNEAAIEEDFWQFERIKKTAETYSKPIINVAEAPIVKLVKKRGPKPKKKSGNSQPIDHEIKTSKRKNKETGLNYPNTGNTMFVAVDTRKSQRVRKPENF